In Geminocystis sp. NIES-3709, a single genomic region encodes these proteins:
- a CDS encoding multicopper oxidase domain-containing protein — translation MVISRRQLLQSAIMGGGLVSLGSLYSKVSAKSSSVIIPPLPLVPDLQHNFNPLILSREFDYGTVKKEKGLTVREFQLTANSQTIQLNSAISFVSWNVNNRIPAPTLRAKQGDILRIFFNNEDGHSHTLHFHGIHGSEMDGVTPIKRGENFIYEFEAKPFGVHLYHCHIPPVTRHVSKGLYGVLIIDPPKPRPPADEIVLVMGGYDINNDDKNELYAFNGIPNFFRDYPIPIYQHQLIRLYILNMIEFDSATTFHIHGNMFRVYPTGMTLTPSYTSDVITMGVAERHILEFTYDYLGKFMFHPHQDYIAEHGCMGNFQVVSR, via the coding sequence ATGGTCATATCTCGCCGCCAATTATTACAATCCGCAATAATGGGTGGAGGATTAGTTAGTTTAGGGAGTTTATATTCTAAGGTTTCCGCAAAGTCATCTTCTGTCATTATTCCCCCCTTGCCTTTAGTTCCAGATTTACAACATAATTTTAACCCCTTGATATTATCAAGAGAATTTGACTATGGCACGGTAAAAAAGGAAAAAGGACTGACAGTAAGAGAATTTCAATTAACAGCGAATAGTCAAACAATTCAATTGAATAGTGCAATTTCTTTTGTTAGTTGGAATGTAAATAATCGAATACCTGCACCAACTTTAAGGGCAAAACAAGGAGATATATTAAGAATCTTTTTTAATAATGAAGATGGTCACTCTCACACTTTACATTTTCATGGCATTCATGGTTCAGAAATGGATGGGGTAACTCCGATAAAAAGAGGAGAAAACTTTATTTATGAATTTGAAGCCAAGCCTTTTGGTGTTCATTTATATCACTGCCATATTCCACCAGTAACTCGTCATGTTAGTAAAGGATTATACGGAGTTTTGATTATTGATCCTCCAAAACCTCGTCCACCTGCTGATGAAATAGTATTAGTGATGGGGGGTTATGACATTAACAATGATGATAAAAATGAGCTTTATGCTTTTAATGGTATTCCCAATTTTTTCCGTGATTATCCCATCCCTATTTATCAACATCAATTAATTCGTCTTTATATTTTGAATATGATCGAATTTGATTCAGCTACAACTTTTCATATTCACGGTAATATGTTTCGAGTATATCCTACAGGAATGACATTAACTCCTAGTTATACTAGTGATGTAATTACAATGGGTGTAGCAGAAAGACATATTTTAGAATTTACCTATGATTATTTAGGTAAGTTTATGTTTCATCCTCATCAAGATTATATTGCAGAACATGGATGTATGGGAAATTTTCAAGTTGTTTCTCGTTAA
- a CDS encoding isochorismate synthase MenF, with protein MKNQHSYRFLSISIEIKNVDPLVVLQAIIPTHQTFFYLENQQQQLTVLGFDVAQISVGKGDQRFSQGRDFIQDCLSNTLIIGCNHLPFSGPHFFCNFTYTPSEIPQIWHNTVFPDATILFPQWQVIRSSGLSLVSRNGTAPSSHHCLLVANLEIEPSKLTLHDRIEKIIEQVTEKLRELEKFSYQSVILAQPSLKELQGKYVIPLKDYKRGVERAVRAISANQFQKIVLANAIDIKITRPFQIASSLQILRHTYPECYLFAVRHGGTATFLGATPEVLLRTNDGKLITEAMAGSAPRGNTKIIDVEIANRLLQSDKERYEHLVVVDFIVDCLEKLGLIPQVIKTLSLRQLSNIQHLWTPIYANLPNNLHPLDIVAQLHPTPAMAGIPRNQVLTKLQDYEPFDRLLYAAPLGWVNAQGNSEFVMGIRSALIEDNQARLYAGAGIVAGSNPEQELAEVQLKFRTLLNTLV; from the coding sequence ATGAAAAATCAACACTCCTATAGATTTCTCAGCATATCCATAGAGATTAAAAACGTTGACCCATTGGTTGTGTTACAAGCAATTATTCCCACTCATCAAACTTTTTTTTACTTAGAAAATCAACAGCAACAATTAACAGTATTGGGGTTTGATGTCGCTCAGATTTCTGTTGGCAAAGGAGATCAACGATTTTCTCAAGGACGAGATTTTATTCAAGATTGTTTAAGTAATACGCTGATAATCGGATGTAATCATCTTCCCTTCAGTGGCCCTCATTTTTTTTGTAACTTTACTTATACTCCCAGTGAAATACCTCAGATTTGGCATAATACAGTTTTTCCTGATGCAACAATTTTATTTCCTCAGTGGCAAGTTATACGATCGAGTGGGTTATCCTTAGTATCACGAAATGGCACTGCTCCATCATCTCATCATTGTCTGTTAGTTGCTAATTTAGAAATCGAACCTAGTAAACTTACCCTGCACGATCGAATAGAGAAAATTATAGAGCAAGTTACCGAGAAATTACGAGAATTAGAAAAATTTAGCTACCAATCAGTAATCCTTGCACAACCTTCATTGAAAGAATTACAGGGAAAATATGTAATTCCTTTAAAGGACTATAAACGAGGAGTTGAAAGAGCAGTCAGAGCTATATCCGCTAATCAATTTCAGAAAATTGTCCTTGCTAATGCCATCGACATCAAAATTACTCGCCCCTTTCAAATTGCATCATCTTTACAGATTTTACGCCACACTTATCCTGAATGTTATTTATTTGCTGTTCGTCATGGTGGTACAGCTACTTTTTTAGGTGCTACTCCTGAAGTTCTTTTGCGAACAAATGATGGTAAATTGATTACAGAAGCTATGGCCGGTTCAGCACCGAGAGGAAACACAAAAATAATCGATGTGGAGATAGCAAATCGTCTATTACAAAGTGACAAAGAGCGTTATGAGCATTTAGTGGTAGTCGATTTTATCGTTGATTGTTTGGAAAAATTAGGACTCATACCTCAAGTAATTAAAACCTTATCTTTACGACAATTATCTAATATTCAGCATTTGTGGACTCCTATCTATGCCAATTTACCAAATAATCTTCATCCTTTAGATATTGTGGCTCAGTTGCACCCAACACCCGCTATGGCTGGTATTCCTCGAAATCAAGTATTAACTAAATTACAAGATTATGAACCCTTCGATCGACTATTATATGCGGCCCCTTTAGGCTGGGTAAATGCCCAAGGTAACAGTGAATTTGTGATGGGGATTCGATCGGCTTTAATTGAAGATAATCAGGCTCGTCTTTATGCTGGAGCTGGAATAGTTGCAGGTTCAAATCCAGAGCAAGAGCTAGCAGAAGTTCAATTAAAATTCAGAACATTACTAAATACTTTAGTTTGA
- a CDS encoding CTP synthase — protein MTKFVFVTGGVVSSIGKGIVAASLGRLLKSRNYSVSIVKLDPYINVDPGTMSPYQHGEVFVTDDGAETDLDLGHYERFTDTSSSRLNSVTTGSIYQAVINKERRGIYQGATVQVIPHITNEIKERIHRVAKNNSPDVVITEIGGTVGDIESLPFLEAIRQFRKDVGRDNVLYLHVTLIPWISVAGELKTKPTQHSVKELRSLGIQPDVLVCRCHTTIPHNIKEKIAEFCDVPSEAVITSSDASSIYEVPLILEKEGLAQQVLQLLKLENRSPHLEKWENLVSKMQHPEHKLKIAIVGKYIKLSDAYLSVVEALTHAGIHSQAEIELIWVDAEDIELQVAEKYLSNVNGIIVPGGFGNRGVDGKVKAIEYARQNKIPFFGLCLGMQCSIIEWARNTANLERANSAEFDEETPHPVINLLPEQQDVIDLGGTMRLGVYPCRLVPNTLAHSLYQDEVIYERHRHRYEFNNVYKNQFLDTGYKISGTSPDGRLVEIVELPDHPFFLATQFHPEFKSRPSQPHPLFLGFIKACLV, from the coding sequence ATGACTAAATTTGTATTTGTGACTGGCGGTGTGGTTTCCAGTATTGGTAAAGGAATTGTCGCCGCTAGTTTGGGGCGTTTGTTGAAATCTCGTAATTACTCAGTCTCGATCGTTAAGTTAGACCCTTATATTAACGTAGATCCGGGTACCATGAGTCCTTATCAACATGGAGAGGTATTCGTTACCGATGATGGTGCAGAAACAGATTTAGATTTAGGGCATTATGAGCGTTTTACCGACACTTCTAGTTCTAGGCTTAATAGTGTCACCACAGGCTCAATTTATCAAGCCGTAATCAACAAAGAAAGGCGAGGAATTTATCAAGGGGCAACGGTACAAGTTATTCCTCATATCACTAATGAAATTAAAGAGAGAATCCATCGGGTGGCGAAAAATAACAGTCCAGATGTGGTTATTACAGAAATTGGTGGTACAGTAGGAGATATTGAGTCTTTGCCTTTTCTTGAAGCAATTCGTCAATTTCGCAAAGATGTTGGGCGCGATAATGTGCTTTATTTACACGTTACCCTTATCCCTTGGATTTCAGTGGCTGGAGAATTGAAAACCAAGCCCACTCAACACTCTGTGAAGGAATTACGATCGCTAGGTATTCAACCAGATGTGTTAGTCTGTCGTTGTCATACCACTATTCCCCATAACATTAAAGAAAAAATTGCTGAATTTTGTGATGTACCTAGTGAAGCAGTTATTACCTCCTCAGATGCTAGTAGCATTTACGAAGTTCCATTAATTTTAGAAAAAGAAGGATTAGCTCAACAGGTATTACAATTATTAAAATTGGAAAATCGATCGCCTCATCTGGAAAAATGGGAAAATTTAGTAAGTAAAATGCAACACCCTGAGCATAAATTAAAAATTGCGATCGTGGGTAAATATATCAAACTCAGTGATGCTTATTTATCCGTTGTTGAGGCTTTAACCCATGCGGGTATTCATTCCCAAGCTGAAATCGAACTAATTTGGGTGGATGCAGAAGACATTGAATTACAGGTTGCAGAAAAATATTTAAGTAATGTAAATGGAATAATTGTTCCGGGTGGCTTTGGTAATAGAGGCGTTGATGGAAAAGTCAAAGCCATTGAATATGCCCGACAAAATAAAATTCCCTTCTTCGGATTATGCTTAGGTATGCAATGCAGTATCATCGAATGGGCTAGAAATACCGCTAATTTAGAAAGAGCAAATAGTGCTGAATTTGATGAAGAAACTCCTCACCCCGTTATTAATCTGTTACCCGAACAACAAGACGTAATAGATTTGGGTGGTACAATGCGCTTAGGAGTCTATCCTTGTCGTTTAGTACCAAATACCCTTGCTCATTCTCTATACCAAGATGAAGTTATTTACGAGCGTCATCGTCACCGATACGAATTTAACAATGTCTATAAAAATCAATTTTTAGACACAGGTTATAAAATAAGTGGCACATCTCCCGATGGCAGACTCGTGGAAATTGTGGAATTACCGGATCATCCCTTTTTTCTAGCGACTCAATTTCATCCAGAATTCAAGTCTCGTCCTAGTCAACCTCATCCTTTATTTTTAGGTTTTATCAAGGCTTGTCTTGTATAA
- a CDS encoding IS630 family transposase (programmed frameshift): protein MRPYSLDLRQKIIHAREKQQCSIRQLAKNFGVAKSFVQKIIKQYQETGDLKPRHSGGRPPKINPEQTVVLLEIINENNDATLWELAELFEKKTGLKLSTSTIDRISRKFDDTGQKKTLYATEKHSERVQQKRSEYWDKVREINEEDLIFVDESGSNLAMLRLYGRAKKGYRVRGEKPQKRGGNVSIVTAISLKEVVASRNIYGSVDGLTFEAFVIRDLVPKLWVGACVVMDNAKIHLGETIRKEIEKVGASLVYLSPYSPDFSPIENFWSKVKNQIRKLKPRNYHDLVEAIGKAMEQVTQLDMHNWFTHCCYCTSSF, encoded by the exons ATGCGTCCCTACTCTTTGGATTTAAGACAAAAGATTATTCATGCTCGTGAAAAGCAACAATGCTCCATTCGTCAATTAGCTAAGAATTTTGGTGTGGCAAAAAGTTTTGTACAAAAGATAATCAAGCAGTATCAAGAAACTGGGGATCTCAAACCTCGTCATTCAGGGGGAAGACCCCCCAAAATAAATCCTGAACAAACGGTTGTCCTGTTAGAAATTATCAACGAAAATAATGATGCTACTCTCTGGGAATTAGCCGAGTTATTTGAGAAAAAAACTGGACTTAAACTCAGTACATCGACTATTGACAGAATCAGTCGTAAATTTGACGATACTG GTCAAAAAAAAACACTGTATGCCACAGAAAAACATAGTGAGAGAGTTCAACAAAAAAGATCTGAATATTGGGATAAAGTGAGAGAAATTAATGAAGAGGACTTAATTTTTGTGGACGAATCGGGAAGTAATTTAGCAATGCTTCGCCTTTATGGTAGGGCAAAAAAAGGGTACAGAGTCAGAGGAGAAAAACCCCAGAAAAGAGGGGGTAATGTTTCTATAGTGACGGCAATATCCTTAAAGGAAGTAGTAGCATCAAGAAATATTTATGGTTCTGTAGATGGATTAACTTTTGAGGCTTTTGTGATCAGAGATTTAGTGCCCAAATTATGGGTGGGAGCTTGTGTAGTTATGGATAATGCAAAAATTCATTTAGGAGAAACAATTAGAAAGGAAATAGAGAAAGTGGGGGCATCATTGGTGTATTTATCACCCTATTCCCCAGATTTTTCACCCATTGAAAATTTTTGGTCGAAAGTCAAAAATCAGATCAGAAAACTAAAACCGAGAAATTATCATGATCTAGTAGAGGCGATTGGAAAAGCCATGGAGCAAGTAACACAGTTAGATATGCACAATTGGTTCACCCATTGCTGTTACTGTACCTCATCATTCTGA